In Fusobacterium hwasookii, a single window of DNA contains:
- the pssA gene encoding CDP-diacylglycerol--serine O-phosphatidyltransferase: MVKKKYIAPNLITAGNMFLGYLSITESIKGNYKMAILFILLAMVCDGLDGKTARKLDAFSEFGKEFDSFCDAVSFGLAPSMLIYSILSKNVPGSPFVVPVSFLYALCGVMRLVKFNIINVASSEKGDFSGMPIPNAAAMVVSYLMICNVLDEKFGLQFFDIKIFIAISVISASLMVSTIPFHTPDKTFSFIPKKLALALILGLLASMYWTLDYSVFIISYTYVLLNILTYFYKRFGSEDEKLENEDEVIEEFEEIEENEEKGE, translated from the coding sequence ATGGTTAAAAAGAAGTATATTGCTCCTAATCTTATTACAGCAGGAAATATGTTTTTAGGTTATTTAAGTATAACTGAATCAATAAAGGGAAATTATAAAATGGCAATATTATTTATTTTACTTGCCATGGTTTGTGATGGCTTAGATGGAAAAACAGCAAGAAAACTAGATGCATTTAGTGAATTTGGAAAAGAATTTGATTCTTTTTGTGATGCAGTTTCATTTGGATTAGCTCCATCAATGTTAATTTATTCAATATTATCAAAAAATGTTCCAGGAAGTCCATTTGTAGTTCCTGTTTCATTTTTATATGCTCTTTGTGGAGTAATGAGATTGGTTAAATTTAACATTATAAATGTTGCTTCAAGTGAAAAAGGTGATTTTAGTGGAATGCCTATTCCTAATGCTGCAGCAATGGTAGTATCTTATCTAATGATATGTAATGTTTTAGATGAAAAATTTGGTTTACAGTTTTTTGATATAAAAATCTTTATTGCAATATCTGTTATATCAGCAAGTTTAATGGTTAGTACAATACCATTTCATACTCCTGATAAAACTTTCTCATTTATTCCTAAAAAATTAGCTTTAGCTCTTATTTTAGGTCTTTTAGCTTCTATGTACTGGACACTAGACTATAGTGTATTTATTATTTCTTACACTTATGTCTTGTTAAATATCTTAACATATTTTTATAAAAGATTTGGAAGTGAAGATGAAAAGTTAGAAAATGAAGATGAAGTTATAGAAGAGTTTGAAGAGATAGAAGAAAATGAAGAAAAAGGTGAGTAA
- a CDS encoding glycosyltransferase family 9 protein — MFSQNDNINILVIRFKRIGDAILSLPLCHSLKLTFPNSKVDFVLYEEARPLFEGHPYIDNVITINKKEQKNPFKYFKKVFNVTRKKYDIIIDIMSTPKSELFCMFSRKSPFRIGRYKKKRGFFYNYKMKEKESLNKVDKFLNQLLPPFEEAGFDVKKDYDFKFFVEEKEKEKYRRKMLEVGVDFSKPVIAFSIYSRVADKIYPIDKMKEVVKYLIDKYDAQIIFFYSADQKDEIQKIHREIGNTKNIFSSIETPTIKDLVPFLENCDYYIGNEGGARHLAQGVGIPTFAVFNPSAELKEWLPFPSEKNMGISPIDMVEKKSILIEEFYKMSPEEQFSLIDIETIKEMSDMLIEKNKRK; from the coding sequence GTGTTTAGTCAAAATGACAATATAAATATCTTAGTTATTAGGTTTAAAAGAATAGGAGATGCTATTTTAAGTTTGCCTCTATGTCATTCATTAAAATTAACTTTCCCTAATTCAAAAGTTGATTTTGTACTATATGAAGAAGCTCGTCCACTTTTTGAAGGACACCCTTATATAGATAATGTCATTACTATAAATAAGAAAGAACAAAAGAATCCTTTCAAATATTTTAAAAAAGTATTTAATGTTACTAGAAAAAAATATGATATTATTATTGATATTATGTCTACTCCTAAAAGTGAACTATTTTGTATGTTTTCAAGAAAATCTCCTTTTAGAATAGGTAGGTATAAGAAAAAAAGAGGTTTTTTCTATAACTATAAAATGAAAGAAAAGGAATCTTTAAATAAGGTAGACAAATTTTTAAATCAGCTTCTTCCTCCATTTGAAGAAGCAGGGTTTGATGTAAAAAAAGACTATGATTTTAAATTTTTTGTAGAAGAAAAAGAAAAAGAGAAATACAGACGAAAAATGCTAGAAGTAGGAGTTGATTTTTCTAAACCTGTTATTGCTTTTTCAATTTATTCAAGAGTTGCTGATAAAATTTATCCTATTGATAAAATGAAAGAAGTTGTAAAATATTTAATTGATAAGTATGATGCTCAAATAATATTTTTCTATTCTGCAGACCAAAAAGATGAGATACAAAAAATTCATAGAGAAATAGGGAATACTAAAAATATTTTTTCTTCAATTGAAACTCCTACAATAAAGGATTTAGTACCATTTTTAGAAAATTGTGACTACTACATAGGGAATGAGGGAGGAGCAAGACATTTAGCACAAGGTGTTGGAATTCCAACATTTGCTGTTTTTAATCCAAGTGCTGAACTAAAAGAATGGCTTCCCTTCCCAAGTGAAAAAAATATGGGAATATCGCCTATTGATATGGTAGAAAAAAAATCTATTCTGATTGAGGAATTTTATAAGATGAGCCCGGAAGAACAATTCTCTTTAATAGATATTGAAACAATTAAAGAAATGTCTGATATGTTAATTGAAAAAAATAAAAGGAAGTAA
- a CDS encoding TrkH family potassium uptake protein — MNTRIISYVISNLFKLMMALFLFPLAVSVYYREGLKLSMAYIIPIIILCVLSYFLSGKSPENQSFFSKEGLVIVALSWLLISFFGALPFVISGEIPNMIDAFFESVSGFTTTGASILPEVESLSKSILFWRSFTHVVGGMGVLVLVLAILPKGNNQALHIMRAEVPGPTVGKLVAKMSYNSRILYIIYLVMTLIMILLLLAGGMSFFDACIHAFGTAGTGGFSSKNTSIGFYNSAYIDYVTSIGMLIFGLNFNLFYLLILGNIKQVFKSEEAKYYLGIVFGATVLICVNIYPIYSSISRMIRDVFFTVSSIITTTGYSTVDFDKWPAFSKTIILFLMFCGGCAGSTAGGFKISRVIILIKKVVKEFKKVGHPNKVLNIQLEGKTLDKDMLEGVDSYFILYSVTLFILLLITSLESNNFTTAVGSVFGTFNNIGPGLDATGPTSNFGLFSPFLKFILSLGMLLGRLEIIPLLILVSPRIYRKRD, encoded by the coding sequence ATGAATACCAGAATTATATCTTATGTTATATCAAATCTATTTAAGCTAATGATGGCTTTATTTCTTTTTCCACTTGCAGTAAGTGTTTATTACAGAGAAGGATTAAAACTTTCAATGGCTTATATTATACCCATAATTATTTTATGTGTATTAAGTTATTTTTTGTCAGGTAAAAGTCCTGAAAATCAATCTTTCTTTTCAAAGGAAGGATTAGTTATTGTTGCATTATCTTGGTTACTTATATCATTTTTTGGTGCTTTACCTTTTGTAATAAGTGGAGAAATTCCAAATATGATAGATGCTTTTTTTGAAAGTGTCAGTGGTTTTACTACAACAGGTGCTAGTATACTACCAGAAGTTGAAAGTTTAAGTAAATCAATATTATTTTGGAGAAGTTTCACCCATGTTGTTGGTGGTATGGGAGTTCTCGTTTTAGTTTTAGCAATACTTCCAAAAGGAAATAATCAGGCATTACATATAATGAGGGCTGAAGTTCCTGGTCCAACAGTTGGTAAACTTGTTGCTAAAATGAGTTATAATTCAAGAATTTTATATATAATTTATCTTGTTATGACTCTTATAATGATACTTTTATTATTAGCTGGAGGAATGTCATTTTTTGATGCTTGCATTCATGCATTTGGTACAGCTGGTACTGGTGGTTTTAGTTCTAAAAATACAAGTATAGGTTTTTACAATAGTGCTTATATAGATTATGTGACTTCTATTGGAATGTTAATTTTTGGACTCAACTTTAACTTATTTTATCTTTTAATTTTAGGTAATATAAAACAAGTATTTAAAAGTGAGGAAGCAAAGTACTATTTAGGAATCGTTTTTGGAGCAACAGTACTTATCTGTGTAAACATTTATCCTATCTATTCTTCAATCTCAAGAATGATAAGAGATGTATTCTTTACAGTATCCTCTATTATTACAACTACTGGTTATTCAACAGTAGATTTTGATAAATGGCCTGCTTTTTCTAAAACTATTATTTTATTTTTAATGTTTTGCGGTGGTTGTGCAGGTTCAACAGCAGGTGGATTTAAAATTTCCAGAGTAATTATCTTAATTAAAAAGGTAGTAAAAGAATTTAAAAAAGTTGGACATCCTAATAAAGTTTTAAACATACAACTTGAAGGAAAAACATTAGATAAAGATATGCTTGAAGGTGTTGATAGTTATTTCATACTTTATTCTGTTACACTTTTTATACTATTATTAATTACATCTTTGGAATCAAATAATTTTACAACAGCAGTAGGTTCTGTATTTGGTACATTTAATAATATAGGACCTGGACTAGATGCAACTGGTCCTACTTCAAATTTTGGATTATTTTCTCCATTTTTGAAATTTATTTTATCTTTGGGAATGTTACTAGGACGTTTGGAAATAATTCCACTTTTAATTCTAGTTTCACCTAGAATTTATAGAAAAAGAGATTAA
- a CDS encoding YwaF family protein — protein MEDKFVLFSNEHLITMGIGFASYILLVFLGFFTEKKTAFAKIIAIAVLGIKIAEILFRHYYYGETVAQLLPLHLCPIVIILSIFMMFFHSEVIFQPVYFWSIGAFFAIIMPEIRDGMSNFASQSFFITHFFILFSTAYAFVHFRFRPTRAGFLCSFLLLVTLAFVMYFVNNKLGTNYLYVNHPPVTKSLMDFMGPWPYYIFSLAGIDIAISFFMYLPFRKNKKAKYASWKKY, from the coding sequence TTGGAGGATAAGTTTGTATTATTTAGTAATGAACATTTAATAACTATGGGAATTGGTTTTGCATCCTATATATTATTAGTTTTTTTAGGATTTTTCACAGAAAAAAAGACAGCTTTTGCAAAAATTATTGCTATTGCTGTTTTAGGAATAAAAATAGCAGAAATTTTATTTAGACATTATTATTATGGGGAAACAGTAGCACAACTCTTACCATTACATCTATGCCCAATAGTAATAATACTTTCTATTTTTATGATGTTTTTTCATAGTGAAGTAATTTTTCAACCTGTTTATTTTTGGTCAATAGGAGCATTCTTTGCAATAATTATGCCTGAAATAAGAGATGGTATGAGTAATTTTGCTTCTCAAAGTTTTTTTATAACTCATTTCTTTATTTTATTTAGTACAGCTTATGCCTTTGTACATTTTAGATTTAGACCAACAAGAGCTGGGTTTCTTTGTTCATTTTTATTGTTAGTAACATTAGCTTTTGTAATGTATTTTGTAAATAATAAATTAGGAACAAATTATTTATATGTTAACCATCCACCAGTTACAAAAAGTTTAATGGATTTTATGGGGCCTTGGCCATATTATATATTTTCACTTGCGGGAATAGATATAGCAATTTCTTTCTTTATGTACTTACCATTTAGAAAAAATAAAAAAGCAAAATATGCAAGTTGGAAAAAATATTAA
- a CDS encoding RNase H1/viroplasmin domain-containing protein produces MAKQKYYAYFFDEKNNGIVDNWGECEKIVHGTKARYKSFIDKSVAQEWLDSGASYERNIGLNAPINATLEKGIYFDAGTGRGIGVEVRITNENKENILDKISPSALKKLLKDTTWIKNEFGNIQVEAGKTNNFGELIGFYFALNCAKILKQNVISGDSRLVIDYWSLGRFHESNLESDTINYINKLILLRKEFEKNKGVVKHISGDINPADLGFHK; encoded by the coding sequence ATGGCTAAACAAAAATATTATGCATATTTTTTTGATGAAAAAAATAATGGAATTGTAGATAATTGGGGAGAATGTGAAAAAATAGTTCATGGAACAAAAGCAAGATACAAATCATTTATTGATAAATCAGTTGCACAAGAATGGTTAGATAGTGGTGCAAGTTATGAAAGAAATATAGGATTAAATGCTCCCATAAATGCAACTTTGGAAAAAGGTATATATTTTGATGCAGGTACTGGCAGAGGTATTGGTGTAGAAGTTAGAATTACTAATGAGAATAAAGAAAATATTTTGGATAAAATATCACCTAGTGCATTAAAAAAGTTGTTAAAAGATACAACTTGGATAAAAAATGAATTTGGTAATATTCAAGTTGAAGCAGGTAAAACAAATAATTTTGGAGAGCTTATAGGCTTTTATTTTGCATTAAATTGTGCTAAGATATTAAAACAAAATGTTATTTCAGGTGATAGTCGTTTGGTTATTGATTACTGGTCTTTGGGGAGATTTCATGAAAGTAATTTAGAATCAGATACTATAAACTATATAAATAAACTTATATTATTAAGAAAGGAGTTTGAAAAAAATAAAGGGGTAGTCAAACATATCTCTGGGGATATAAATCCTGCAGATTTAGGTTTTCATAAATAG
- a CDS encoding ABC transporter substrate-binding protein has product MKKIFYLLIVFSLFLVACGEKKSDTTTENKIVTVAQGAKPKSLDPHMYNSIPDLMVSRQFYNTLFNREKDGTIVPELAETYEYKNDKELDIVLKKGVKFHDGSELTADDVVFSFQVMKDKPGASIMIEEIDKVEKVNDYEVKILLKNSSSPLLFNLAHPLTSIVSKKYVEAGNDLNIAPMGTGAFKLVAYNDGEKIEMEAFQDYFEGAPKIQKLIIRSIPEDTSRLAALETGEIDIATGLAPINAQTVEANDKLELISEPTTATEYICLNVEKTPFTNKEFRQALNYAIDKKSIVDSIFSGKGKVAKSIVNPNVFGYYDGLEEYPFNPEKAKELIEKSGVKDKSFSLYVNDSPVRLQVAQIIQANLKDAGIDMKIETLEWGTYLQKTGEGDFTAYLGGWISGTSDADIVLYPLLDSKSIGFPGNRARYSNPEFDKEVEMARVVLTPEERKEHYKNAQIIAREDSPLIVLFNKNENIGINKRIIGFDYDPTTMHKFKNLDVK; this is encoded by the coding sequence ATGAAAAAAATTTTTTATTTATTAATTGTATTTTCTTTATTTTTAGTTGCCTGTGGAGAAAAAAAATCTGATACAACAACTGAAAATAAAATTGTTACTGTTGCACAAGGTGCAAAACCAAAATCGTTAGATCCACATATGTATAACTCAATTCCTGATTTAATGGTTTCAAGACAATTTTACAATACTCTTTTTAATAGAGAAAAAGATGGAACTATTGTACCAGAACTTGCTGAAACTTATGAATACAAAAATGATAAAGAATTAGATATTGTTCTTAAAAAAGGAGTAAAATTCCATGACGGTTCTGAACTTACTGCTGATGATGTAGTTTTTAGCTTTCAAGTGATGAAAGATAAACCAGGTGCTTCTATAATGATTGAAGAAATAGATAAAGTTGAAAAAGTAAATGATTATGAAGTAAAAATACTATTAAAAAATTCATCATCTCCTTTACTATTTAACTTAGCACATCCACTAACTTCAATAGTTAGTAAAAAGTATGTAGAAGCTGGTAATGACTTAAATATTGCTCCAATGGGAACAGGTGCATTTAAGTTAGTAGCATACAATGATGGAGAAAAAATTGAAATGGAAGCATTTCAAGATTATTTTGAAGGTGCTCCTAAAATTCAAAAATTAATTATAAGATCTATACCAGAAGATACAAGTAGACTAGCAGCATTAGAAACTGGTGAAATTGATATAGCAACTGGTTTAGCTCCAATAAATGCTCAAACTGTTGAAGCAAATGATAAATTAGAATTAATTTCTGAACCAACTACTGCTACTGAATACATTTGTTTAAATGTTGAAAAAACTCCATTTACAAATAAAGAATTTAGACAAGCTCTTAACTATGCTATTGATAAAAAAAGTATTGTTGATTCTATTTTCTCAGGAAAAGGGAAAGTTGCAAAATCAATAGTAAATCCAAATGTTTTTGGTTATTATGATGGACTTGAAGAATATCCTTTTAATCCAGAAAAAGCAAAAGAACTAATTGAAAAATCAGGTGTAAAAGACAAATCATTTTCTCTTTATGTAAATGATAGTCCAGTGAGATTACAAGTCGCACAAATAATTCAAGCTAACTTAAAAGATGCTGGAATTGATATGAAGATTGAAACCCTTGAATGGGGAACATATTTACAAAAAACAGGAGAAGGAGACTTTACTGCTTATTTAGGAGGTTGGATATCTGGAACTTCTGATGCTGATATAGTTCTATATCCTCTATTAGATAGTAAATCAATAGGTTTCCCTGGAAATAGAGCTCGTTATTCTAACCCAGAATTTGATAAAGAAGTTGAAATGGCAAGAGTTGTTTTAACTCCTGAAGAAAGAAAAGAACACTATAAAAATGCTCAAATAATAGCTCGTGAAGATTCTCCACTTATTGTTTTATTTAATAAAAATGAAAATATTGGAATTAATAAAAGAATTATAGGTTTTGACTATGATCCAACTACTATGCACAAATTTAAAAATTTAGATGTAAAATAA
- a CDS encoding M42 family metallopeptidase: protein MNIDLKYILNKTVELLNIPSPVGYTHNAIEYVKNELKKLGIKNYNITKKGALIAYIKGQDSNYKKMISAHVDTLGAVVKKIKKNGRLEVTNVGGFAWGSVEGENVTIHTISGKTYSGTLLPIKASVHVYGDVAREMPRTEETMEIRIDEDVKTDEDILKLGILQGDFVSFETRTRILDNGYIKSRYLDDKLCVAQILSYIKYLKDNKLKPKTDLYVYFSNYEEIGHGVSVFPEDLDEFIAVDIGLVAGEDAHGDEKKVQIIAKDSRSTYDFTLRKKLQETANKNNIKYTVGVYNRYGSDATTAILQGFDFKYACIGPNVDATHHYERCHNDGIVETVKLLIAYL from the coding sequence ATGAATATAGATTTAAAATATATACTTAATAAAACTGTTGAGCTTTTAAATATACCAAGTCCTGTTGGTTACACTCATAATGCTATTGAATATGTAAAAAATGAATTAAAAAAACTAGGTATAAAAAATTACAATATTACAAAAAAAGGTGCATTAATTGCATATATTAAAGGTCAAGATTCTAACTACAAGAAAATGATTTCTGCCCATGTTGATACTTTAGGAGCTGTTGTAAAGAAAATCAAAAAAAATGGTAGATTAGAAGTTACAAATGTTGGTGGTTTTGCTTGGGGTTCAGTAGAAGGAGAAAATGTAACTATTCATACTATCTCTGGAAAAACATATTCTGGAACTTTACTTCCTATTAAAGCTTCTGTTCATGTTTATGGTGATGTGGCAAGAGAAATGCCAAGAACAGAAGAAACAATGGAAATAAGAATAGATGAAGATGTTAAGACTGATGAAGATATTTTAAAATTAGGTATTTTACAAGGTGATTTTGTCTCTTTTGAAACTCGTACAAGAATTTTAGATAATGGTTATATAAAATCAAGATACTTAGATGATAAATTATGTGTTGCTCAAATTTTATCTTATATAAAATACTTAAAAGATAATAAGCTAAAACCAAAAACTGACTTATATGTATATTTTTCTAATTATGAAGAAATTGGACATGGTGTATCAGTTTTTCCTGAAGATTTAGATGAATTTATCGCAGTTGATATTGGACTTGTTGCAGGTGAAGATGCACATGGAGATGAGAAAAAGGTACAAATTATTGCTAAGGATAGCAGAAGTACATATGATTTCACTCTTAGAAAAAAACTTCAAGAAACTGCTAATAAAAATAATATAAAGTATACTGTTGGTGTATATAATAGATATGGTTCAGATGCAACAACTGCAATCTTACAAGGATTTGATTTCAAATATGCTTGTATAGGTCCAAATGTAGATGCAACTCATCACTATGAAAGATGTCATAATGATGGAATTGTTGAAACAGTAAAATTATTAATAGCTTACTTATAA
- the bioB gene encoding biotin synthase BioB has product MLKEKNSAGGGKFSFFNFLKEKENNQAEPINVKEFIAYLKNKIINEKYEITREEAIFLSQIPNNDMETLNILFDAADQIREAFCGKYFDLCTIINAKSGKCSENCKYCAQSIHFKTGADVYGLVSKELALYEAKRNENEGAHRFSLVTSGRGLNGNEKELDKLVEIYKYIGEHTGKLELCASHGICTKEALQKLADAGVLTYHHNLESSRRFYPNVCTSHTYDDRINTIKNAKAVGLDVCSGGIFGLGETIEDRIDMALDLRALEICSVPINVLTPIPGTPFENNVAVEPLEILKTISIYRFIMPETYLRYGGGRIKLGEHVKTGLRCGINSALTGNFLTTTGTTIETDKKMIEELGYEI; this is encoded by the coding sequence ATGTTAAAAGAAAAAAATTCAGCTGGAGGGGGAAAATTTAGCTTTTTCAATTTTTTAAAAGAAAAAGAAAATAATCAAGCTGAACCAATCAATGTTAAGGAGTTTATTGCATATTTAAAAAATAAAATTATCAATGAAAAATATGAAATAACTCGTGAAGAGGCAATATTTTTATCACAGATTCCTAACAATGATATGGAAACTTTGAATATACTCTTTGATGCAGCAGACCAAATTAGAGAAGCATTCTGTGGGAAATATTTTGATTTATGTACCATTATTAATGCAAAATCTGGTAAATGCTCTGAGAACTGTAAATACTGTGCACAGTCAATTCATTTCAAAACAGGAGCAGATGTATATGGACTTGTTTCTAAAGAATTAGCACTTTATGAAGCTAAAAGAAACGAAAATGAAGGTGCTCATAGATTCTCACTTGTTACAAGTGGTAGAGGACTTAATGGAAATGAAAAAGAATTGGATAAATTAGTTGAGATTTATAAATACATAGGAGAACATACTGGAAAACTAGAACTTTGTGCTTCTCATGGAATATGTACAAAAGAAGCCTTACAAAAATTAGCTGATGCAGGTGTTTTAACTTATCATCATAACTTAGAATCTTCAAGAAGATTCTATCCTAATGTTTGTACTTCTCACACTTATGATGATAGAATTAATACTATTAAAAATGCAAAAGCAGTTGGACTAGATGTTTGTAGTGGAGGAATATTTGGACTAGGAGAAACTATTGAAGATAGAATAGACATGGCATTAGATTTAAGAGCACTAGAAATATGTTCAGTACCTATAAATGTTTTAACTCCAATCCCAGGAACTCCATTTGAAAATAATGTAGCTGTAGAGCCATTAGAAATTTTAAAAACTATATCTATTTATCGTTTTATAATGCCTGAAACTTATTTAAGATATGGTGGTGGAAGAATAAAATTAGGAGAACATGTAAAAACTGGTTTAAGATGTGGAATAAACTCTGCACTTACTGGAAACTTTTTAACAACTACAGGAACAACAATAGAAACTGATAAAAAAATGATAGAGGAGCTAGGTTATGAAATTTAA
- the bioD gene encoding dethiobiotin synthase: MKFKDFFVIGTDTDVGKTYVSTLLYKALKKHNFQYYKPIQSGCFLKDGNLIAPDVNFLTKFLNIDYDDSMVTYTLKEEVSPHLASEMEGTTIEIENIQKHFEDLKKKYSNILVEGAGGLYVPLIRDKFYIYDLIKLFNLPVVLVCGTRVGAINHTLLTLNALNTMGIKLHGLVFNNYKGQFFEDDNIKVILELSKIENYLIIKNEQKKISNEEIEKFFN, from the coding sequence ATGAAATTTAAAGATTTCTTTGTTATAGGTACAGACACTGATGTTGGAAAAACTTATGTTAGTACTCTATTATACAAAGCTTTAAAAAAACATAATTTTCAATATTATAAACCCATACAAAGTGGTTGCTTTTTAAAAGATGGAAATTTAATAGCACCTGATGTAAATTTTTTAACAAAATTTTTAAATATTGATTATGATGACTCTATGGTAACTTATACTTTAAAAGAAGAAGTTTCTCCACATTTAGCTTCTGAAATGGAAGGAACAACAATAGAAATAGAAAATATCCAGAAACATTTTGAAGATTTAAAGAAAAAATATTCTAATATTTTAGTTGAAGGTGCAGGTGGACTTTATGTTCCTTTAATTAGAGATAAATTCTATATCTATGACTTAATAAAATTATTTAATCTTCCTGTTGTTTTAGTCTGTGGAACAAGAGTAGGAGCAATAAATCATACTTTGCTTACTTTAAATGCTCTTAATACTATGGGAATTAAATTACATGGTTTAGTATTTAATAACTATAAAGGACAATTTTTTGAAGATGATAATATAAAAGTAATTTTAGAACTATCAAAAATTGAAAACTATTTAATTATTAAAAATGAACAAAAAAAAATTTCTAATGAAGAAATAGAAAAATTTTTTAATTAA